A region of Panicum virgatum strain AP13 chromosome 8N, P.virgatum_v5, whole genome shotgun sequence DNA encodes the following proteins:
- the LOC120686318 gene encoding protein SMAX1-LIKE 3-like, producing the protein MRAGGCAVQQALAAEAAAVVRQAVALARRRGHAQVTPLHVASAMLSAAGLLRAACLRSHSHPLQCKALELCFNVALNRLPTAAAVMFHHHHGGAGGHHAPVLSNALVAAFKRGQAHQRRGAVEGGQPPPQPQTGLAAKVDIEQLIISILDDPSVSRVMREAGFSSSQVKANVEKAVSSPEHQPNTTAAAHATSSAPGSGRARRPNARADDDAMRVLDCMAGGSKRCVVVVGESAATAEVVVRAVMDRVSKGELQQRHERLKNLQFVPLSAASFQRMSREEVEARAGDLRELVRQGYAAGKGVVLVLEDLAYAAEAWAAASERRRRGSLEPGQCYCPVEHAVMEVSSLVAAGGGGRCLDRFWLLGSGNNQAYIKCRAGQPSLEAVWELHPVVVPDGGLTLSLSRGSDAEQANQERSRRQWPFVNGAAAGDSELISCAVMTTPSLPPWLHRHQDSDMNRPGHPSASFQLQDWNPNCYGSAARHTSELTLSFSSPATNSPDTSSISGFAPSFNGNLMMSSKQPWQFKLMQPWTNHKHGEPLAKSYDHQPLHHANPSPESYSVSNSSVGGSAESPRFMELTAENLKILCNTLENRTPRHKDVVADIASVVLQCRSGMTRRMRWCQEKPSAVTWLLFQGGDNDGKKAVSKELARLVFGSYSKFTSISLVEFAQVHSDSSSSLLSLKRQRSPDTRHGCFQTLYEAILENPHRVIMIEGIEQLDYDLEISIRNAIGKGRISGCNGDEISLEDAIVVLSCEALDSKPNASSPRLKQKVTDNGGKEGNGMNIDNGMESSGFILDLNACAEDGEEEDEDDASDNVRILNIVDGVFLFQLMEDL; encoded by the exons ATGCGCGCCGGCGGCTGCGCGGTGCAGCAGGCTCtggccgcggaggcggcggccgtggtgcgGCAGGCCGTGGCCCtggcccggcggcgcggccacgcgcAGGTGACCCCGCTCCACGTCGCCAGCGCCATGCTCTCGGCGGCGgggctcctccgcgccgcctgcCTCCGCTCCCACTCCCACCCGCTCCAGTGCAAGGCCCTCGAGCTCTGCTTCAACGTCGCGCTCAACCgcctccccaccgccgccgccgtcatgttccaccaccaccacggcggGGCGGGGGGGCACCACGCGCCCGTGCTGTCCAACGCGCTCGTCGCCGCGTTCAAGCGCGGGCAGGCGCACCAGCGCCggggcgccgtggagggcggccagccgccgccgcagccgcagacGGGGCTCGCCGCCAAGGTCGACATCGAgcagctcatcatctccatccTCGACGACCCCAGCGTCAGCCGCGTCATGCGCGAGGCCGGCTTCTCCAGCTCCCAGGTCAAGGCCAACGTCGAGAAGGCCGTCTCGTCACCGGAACACCAGCCGAACACGACGGCGGCCGCCCACGCGACGAGCTCGGCGCCAGGTTCCGGTCGCGCTAGGCGCCCCAACGCCCGGGCCGACGACGACGCCATGCGCGTGCTCGACTGCATGGCGGGCGGGAGCAAGCGGTGCGTGGTCGTCGTCGGGGAGAGCGCGGCCACAGCGGAGGTGGTGGTGAGGGCGGTGATGGACAGGGTGAGCAAAGGGGAGCTGCAACAGCGGCACGAGCGGCTCAAGAACCTCCAGTTCGTGCCCCTCTCGGCGGCGTCGTTCCAGAGGATGTcgagggaggaggtggaggccagGGCCGGCGACCTCCGCGAGCTCGTGCGACAGGGCTACGCCGCCGGGAAGGGCGTCGTGCTCGTCCTCGAGGACCTCGCCTACGCCGCCGAGGCATGGGCCGCCGCGTcagagaggaggaggcgcggcagcCTTGAGCCTGGCCAGTGCTACTGCCCCGTCGAGCACGCCGTCATGGAAGTGAGCAGCTtggtggccgccggcggcggtggcagatgCCTCGACAGGTTCTGGCTCCTAGGGTCCGGGAACAACCAGGCTTACATCAAGTGCCGAGCAGGGCAGCCATCTCTCGAGGCCGTCTGGGAGCTACACCCCGTCGTCGTGCCGGACGGCGGCCTCACGTTGAGCCTCAGCCGCGGCAG TGATGCtgaacaagcaaatcaagaaagATCAAGAAGGCAATGGCCCTTTGTCAATGGCGCTGCAGCCGGTGATAGCGAGCTCATTTCCTGTGCCGTGATGACAACACCAAGCCTACCGCCATGGCTTCACCGGCACCAAGATTCAGATATGAACAGACCAGGGCACCCCAGCGCCAGTTTTCAG TTGCAAGATTGGAACCCTAATTGCTACGGATCAGCAGCACGCCACACCTCGGAGCTCACACTGAGCTTCTCCTCACCGGCTACTAACTCTCCAGACACTTCTTCCATCTCTGGCTTTGCCCCAAGCTTCAATGGCAACCTGATGATGAGCTCCAAGCAGCCATGGCAATTCAAGCTGATGCAACCTTGGACAAACCATAAACATGGGGAACCATTGGCCAAGTCTTATGATCATCAACCACTACATCATGCAAACCCTAGTCCAGAATCATATTCAGTATCCAACTCATCCGTAGGTGGCTCAGCGGAGTCGCCAAGATTCATGGAGCTCACTGCTGAGAATCTCAAAATCCTTTGCAACACGCTTGAGAATCGAACCCCGCGTCACAAGGATGTGGTTGCAGACATTGCAAGTGTTGTGCTCCAGTGCCGCTCTGGCATGACAAGGAGGATGAGATGGTGCCAAGAGAAGCCAAGTGCAGTGACATGGTTGCTCTTCCAAGGAGGGGACAATGATGGCAAGAAAGCAGTGTCTAAGGAGCTTGCAAGGCTTGTCTTCGGTTCCTATAGCAAGTTCACCTCCATCTCACTAGTCGAGTTCGCTCAGGTTCACTCTGATTCAAGCTCCAGCCTACTCAGCCTGAAGAGGCAAAGATCACCCGACACTCGGCACGGCTGCTTTCAAACATTGTATGAAGCAATACTAGAAAACCCTCATCGGGTGATAATGATTGAAGGTATCGAGCAACTGGACTATGACTTAGAAATCAGTATCAGGAATGCAATCGGCAAAGGAAGAATAAGTGGTTGCAATGGTGATGAGATCAGTTTGGAGGATGCCATTGTAGTTTTGAGTTGTGAAGCACTCGATTCAAAGCCTAATGCTTCATCCCCTCGGCTCAAGCAAAAGGTCACTGATAATGGCGGCAAAGAAGGAAATGGCATGAACATAGATAATGGGATGGAGTCATCTGGTTTTATCTTGGATTTGAATGCATGTGCCGAGGACGGAGAAGAGGAGGATGAAGACGATGCTTCTGATAATGTGAGGATCCTTAATATTGTGGATGGTGTGTTCCTCTTCCAATTAATGGAAGATTTGTGA